A single Phragmites australis chromosome 4, lpPhrAust1.1, whole genome shotgun sequence DNA region contains:
- the LOC133915930 gene encoding PLASMODESMATA CALLOSE-BINDING PROTEIN 4-like, producing the protein MEESLVLAAAVLLLSSTLVNSEFCLCRSDQPTAVLQKAIDFSCGPQGGADCTAILQGGGCYNPNTVAAHCSWAANSYYQNNKAKGATCDFSGAATISTTDPSYSGCTFPSSASAVGTAGTTTAGGATTGTLSPGFGTGTNGTGMGSSMGPTGTGSLDGGAASLLPSVQLAAFLAIAILSFLALH; encoded by the exons ATGGAGGAGTCGTTGGTGCTGGCGGCGGCCGTGCTGCTCTTGTCCTCCACCCTTGTTAATTCAG AGTTCTGCTTGTGCCGGTCGGATCAGCCGACGGCGGTGCTGCAGAAGGCGATCGACTTCTCCTGCGGGCCTCAGGGCGGCGCGGACTGCACGGCCATCCTGCAGGGTGGCGGCTGCTACAACCCCAACACCGTCGCCGCCCACTGCTCCTGGGCCGCCAATAGCTACTACCAGAACAACAAGGCCAAGGGCGCCACCTGCGACTTCAGCGGCGCTGCCACCATCTCCACCACCGACCCCA GTTATTCCGGGTGCACTTTCCCTTCAAGCGCCAG TGCTGTTGGGACTGCGGGCACCACAACCGCCGGTGGCGCGACGACGGGCACCTTGAGCCCCGGTTTCGGCACGGGGACAAACGGCACCGGGATGGGCAGCAGTATGGGACCGACGGGCACAGGCAGCCTTGACGGCGGGGCGGCCAGCTTACTCCCCAGCGTTCAGCTGGCTGCCTTCCTCGCCATCGCCATCCTCTCATTCCTAGCTCTGCATTAG